From the genome of Mesorhizobium japonicum MAFF 303099, one region includes:
- a CDS encoding MFS transporter: MTEVAVQRASGRGIWGWMFFDWAAQPFFTVVTTFIFGPYFVSRMAGDPNTGQAVWGYGIAAAGLVIAVLSPILGSIADQTGPRKPWIAFFAAIKITSLALLWFAAPGSNLFLVVALFSLASVAAEFSTVFNDSMMPRLVPKSEIGRISNTAWGLGYLGGMIALIFVVTCLAGSPETGKTIIGIDPLFGLDPKLGEDARATGPLSAGWYFLFILPMFFFTPDAIKGIPIGPAVREGLLELKSTLAEVRRRGGIFRFLVARMIYQDGVNALLALGGTFAAGMFHWSITEIGMFGIILNVVAIFGCWIAARLDTALGSKAVVMIALVMLSIATIGIISTGPGFTLLGLIQLPTTDSGGLFGTAAEKAYILYGLLIGLAFGPVQASSRSYMARSVTAAESGRYFGIYALAGRATSFLAPFLVATITALSDSARLGMAVIILFLGIGMAILVRTPYPADRPAE; encoded by the coding sequence ATGACCGAGGTAGCAGTGCAGCGGGCGTCCGGGCGCGGCATCTGGGGATGGATGTTTTTCGACTGGGCGGCGCAGCCGTTCTTCACGGTCGTCACCACCTTCATCTTCGGTCCGTATTTCGTCTCGCGCATGGCTGGCGATCCCAACACCGGCCAGGCGGTCTGGGGCTACGGCATCGCCGCGGCAGGGCTGGTCATCGCCGTGCTGTCACCGATCCTCGGTTCGATCGCCGACCAGACCGGGCCGCGCAAGCCGTGGATCGCTTTCTTCGCCGCGATCAAGATCACCAGTCTCGCTTTGCTCTGGTTTGCGGCACCCGGCTCGAACCTGTTCCTGGTCGTGGCGCTGTTTTCGCTGGCTTCGGTGGCGGCCGAATTTTCCACCGTCTTCAACGATTCGATGATGCCGCGGCTGGTGCCAAAGAGCGAGATCGGCCGCATCTCCAACACGGCCTGGGGGCTCGGCTATCTCGGCGGCATGATCGCGCTGATCTTCGTCGTCACCTGCCTCGCCGGCTCGCCGGAGACCGGCAAGACGATCATCGGCATCGACCCGCTGTTCGGGCTCGACCCGAAACTCGGCGAGGACGCGCGCGCCACCGGGCCGCTGTCGGCCGGCTGGTATTTCCTGTTCATCCTGCCGATGTTCTTCTTCACGCCAGACGCCATCAAGGGCATCCCGATCGGGCCGGCGGTGCGCGAGGGCCTGCTGGAACTGAAATCGACGCTGGCCGAAGTGCGCAGGCGCGGCGGCATCTTCCGTTTCCTCGTCGCCCGCATGATCTACCAGGACGGCGTCAACGCGCTGCTGGCGCTCGGCGGCACTTTCGCGGCGGGCATGTTCCATTGGTCGATCACCGAGATCGGCATGTTCGGCATCATCCTCAATGTCGTCGCCATCTTCGGCTGCTGGATCGCGGCACGCCTCGATACCGCACTTGGCTCCAAGGCGGTGGTGATGATCGCGCTGGTCATGCTGTCGATAGCGACCATAGGCATCATCTCGACGGGGCCGGGCTTTACGCTGCTGGGCCTGATCCAGCTGCCGACCACCGATTCGGGCGGCCTGTTCGGCACGGCCGCCGAGAAGGCCTATATCCTCTACGGCCTGTTGATCGGCCTGGCTTTCGGCCCGGTGCAGGCGTCTTCGCGCTCCTACATGGCGCGCAGCGTGACAGCGGCGGAATCCGGCCGCTATTTCGGCATCTACGCGCTGGCCGGACGTGCGACCAGCTTCCTGGCGCCGTTCCTGGTGGCGACCATCACCGCGCTGAGCGATTCGGCGCGCCTCGGCATGGCGGTGATCATCCTGTTCCTCGGCATCGGCATGGCGATCCTGGTCAGGACGCCCTATCCGGCGGATCGGCCGGCGGAGTAG
- the purH gene encoding bifunctional phosphoribosylaminoimidazolecarboxamide formyltransferase/IMP cyclohydrolase, protein MAVAAKNIPAPDLVPVRRALLSVFDKTGLIDFARALAAAGVELVSTGGTAKAIAEAGLAVRDVSELTGFPEIMDGRVKTLHPSVHGALLGVRDDPEHAAAMRKYGIEPIDLLVSNLYPFEEVRRSGADYAAIVENIDIGGPAMIRASAKNHAYVAIVTDPGDYASVLNALEMNIGSLSLDFRKKLAAKAFARTATYDAAISGWFAEALEIEHPTWRAFGGRLTEVMRYGENPHQSAGFYVNGDKRPGVATARQLQGKQLSYNNINDTDAAFELAGEFDPSRSAAVAIIKHANPCGVAEGTSLKSAYAKALACDPVSAFGGIVAVNRTLDAEAAEDIVKTFTEVIIAPDATDEAAAIVAAKKNLRLLVTGGLPDPRSPGTTVKSVAGGLLVQGRDNAVVDDLELKVVTKRAPTPAEMADLKFAFRVAKHVKSNAIVYAKDGATVGIGAGQMSRVDSSRIAARKALDAAEAAGMTEPLTTGSVVASDAFFPFADGLLAAVAAGATAVIQPGGSMNDKDVIAAADEHGIAMVFTGVRHFRH, encoded by the coding sequence ATGGCCGTCGCCGCCAAGAACATTCCCGCCCCGGACCTCGTTCCCGTACGCCGTGCCTTGCTTTCGGTCTTCGACAAGACCGGCCTCATCGACTTCGCCAGGGCATTGGCTGCAGCCGGTGTCGAATTGGTCTCGACCGGCGGCACCGCCAAGGCGATCGCCGAGGCCGGCCTGGCGGTGCGCGACGTCTCGGAGCTCACCGGCTTCCCCGAGATCATGGATGGCCGCGTCAAGACGCTGCATCCTTCCGTGCATGGCGCGCTGCTTGGCGTGCGCGACGACCCCGAGCATGCGGCGGCGATGCGCAAATACGGCATCGAGCCGATCGATCTCCTCGTCTCCAATCTCTATCCGTTCGAGGAAGTCCGCCGTTCCGGCGCCGACTATGCGGCCATCGTCGAGAACATCGACATTGGCGGCCCGGCGATGATCCGCGCCTCGGCCAAGAACCACGCCTATGTCGCCATCGTCACCGATCCGGGCGACTATGCCTCGGTGCTGAACGCGCTGGAAATGAACATCGGCTCGCTGTCCCTGGATTTCCGCAAGAAGCTGGCGGCCAAGGCCTTTGCCCGCACAGCCACCTATGACGCGGCGATTTCCGGCTGGTTCGCCGAGGCGCTGGAGATCGAGCATCCGACCTGGCGCGCCTTCGGCGGCAGGCTGACCGAAGTGATGCGCTACGGCGAAAACCCGCACCAGAGCGCCGGCTTCTACGTCAATGGCGACAAGCGCCCGGGTGTCGCCACGGCGCGGCAGCTGCAGGGCAAGCAGCTCTCCTACAACAACATCAACGACACCGACGCCGCCTTCGAACTGGCCGGCGAGTTCGATCCCAGCCGCTCCGCCGCGGTCGCCATCATCAAGCACGCCAACCCGTGCGGCGTCGCCGAGGGCACGTCGCTGAAATCAGCCTATGCCAAGGCGCTCGCCTGCGATCCGGTCTCTGCCTTCGGCGGCATCGTCGCTGTGAATCGCACCCTCGACGCCGAAGCGGCAGAGGACATTGTGAAGACCTTCACCGAGGTGATCATCGCCCCTGATGCCACGGACGAGGCGGCGGCGATCGTTGCCGCGAAGAAAAACCTGCGCCTGCTGGTCACCGGTGGCCTTCCCGACCCGCGTTCGCCCGGCACGACCGTCAAATCCGTTGCCGGCGGCCTGCTCGTCCAGGGCCGGGACAACGCCGTGGTCGACGACCTCGAACTGAAAGTGGTGACCAAGCGCGCACCGACGCCAGCCGAAATGGCCGACCTGAAATTCGCCTTCCGCGTCGCCAAGCATGTCAAGTCGAACGCCATCGTCTATGCAAAAGATGGCGCCACAGTCGGCATCGGCGCGGGCCAGATGAGCCGCGTCGATTCCTCCCGCATCGCCGCCCGCAAGGCGCTCGACGCGGCCGAGGCTGCGGGCATGACTGAGCCGCTGACCACGGGGTCCGTTGTCGCCTCCGATGCCTTCTTCCCCTTCGCCGACGGTCTTCTTGCCGCAGTCGCCGCCGGCGCCACCGCCGTCATCCAGCCGGGCGGCTCGATGAACGACAAGGACGTCATTGCGGCGGCCGATGAACACGGCATTGCGATGGTGTTTACGGGCGTGAGGCATTTCCGGCACTGA